A single region of the Ochotona princeps isolate mOchPri1 chromosome 10, mOchPri1.hap1, whole genome shotgun sequence genome encodes:
- the DHTKD1 gene encoding 2-oxoadipate dehydrogenase complex component E1 has product MASAAVAAARRGINQAAPLLLRRGYQTERGVYGYRPRKPESQGPQGSLARHPVDHGLARLVTVYCEHGHKAAKINPLFPGQALLDSVPEIQALVQTLRGPFSTTGLLNMGKEEASLEEILAYLNQIYCGQISIETSQLQNQEEKNWFAKRFEELKKEPFTTEERKHLSRLMLESQEFDHFLATKFATVKRYGGEGAESMMGFFHELLKTAAYSGITDVIIGMPHRGRLNLLTGLLQFPPELMFRKMQGLSEFPENLSAVGDVLSHLTSSVDLDFGAHSPLHVTMLPNPSHLEAVNPVAVGKTRGRQQSRQDGDYSPDSSARPGDKVICLQVHGDASFCGQGIVPETLTLSNLPHFRIGGSIHLIVNNQLGYTTPAERGRSSLYSSDIGKLVGCAIIHVNGDSPEEVVRATRLAFEYQRQFRKDVILDLLCYRQWGHNELDEPFFTNPVMYKIIRARKSIPDTYAEHLITSGLMTQEEVSEIKASYYAKLNDHLTNTTHYSPPATNLQAHWQGLVQPEARITTWNTGVPLDLLRFIGMKSVEVLKELQVHSHLLKTYVQSRMEKVQSGTNLDWATAEALALGSLLAQGFNVRLSGQDVGRGTFSQRHVMVVCQQTDDTYIPLNHMDPHQKGFLEVSNSPLSEEAVLGFEYGMSIESPKLLPIWEAQFGDFFNGAQIIFDTFISGGEAKWLLQSGIVILLPHGYDGAGPDHSSCRLERFLQMCDSVEEGVDGDTVNMFVVHPTTPAQYFHLLRRQMVRNFRKPLIVASPKMLLRFPAAVSTLQEMAPGTTFKPVIGDSSVDPKNVKTLVFCCGKHFYALQKHREALGAQKHNFAIIRIEELCPFPLDALQQEMSKYKQVKAFIWSQEEPQNMGPWCFVSPRFEKQLACKLRLVSRPPLPAPAVGIGTVHLQQHEHVLRETFA; this is encoded by the exons ATGGCCTCGGCCGCCGTGGCAGCTGCACGACGGGGCATAAATCAAGCTGCCCCGCTTCTCCTTCGGCGCGGCTACCAGACCGAGCGGGGCGTCTACGGGTACCGGCCCAGGAAACCCGAAAGTCAGGGGCCCCAGGGCAGCCTGGCGCGCCACCCAG TTGATCATGGCCTTGCCCGATTGGTGACAGTTTACTGTGAGCATGGTCACAAAGCTGCCAAAATCAACCCTCTCTTCCCTGGACAAGCCCTGCTGGACAGTGTGCCTGAAATCCAAGCCCTCGTGCAGACCCTCCGGGGACCCTTCAGTACGACTG GATTATTGAACATGGGGAAGGAAGAGGCCTCTCTTGAAGAAATACTAGCCTATCTCAATCAAATCTATTGTGGGCAGATTTCAATTGAAACCTCTCAACTTCAGAACCAGGAAGAGAAAAACTGGTTTGCCAAGAGATTTGAAGAGCTGAAAAAGGAACCATTCACTACGGAAGAGCGGAAACATCTGTCCAGGCTAATGCTAGAATCTCAG GAGTTTGACCACTTCTTGGCCACCAAGTTTGCCACCGTAAAGCGGTATGGAGGCGAAGGGGCAGAAAGCATGATGGGGTTTTTCCATGAGCTGCTGAAGACAGCTGCCTACAGTGGGATAACAGATGTCATTATTGGGATGCCTCACAGAGGGAGGCTTAATTTATTGACCGGCCTTCTGCAGTTTCCTCCAGAG CTGATGTTCCGTAAAATGCAAGGTTTAAGTGAGTTTCCGGAAAACCTCTCGGCCGTTGGCGATGTCCTGTCTCACCTGACTTCCTCTGTGGACCTGGACTTTGGTGCACATAGTCCCCTCCACGTCACAATGTTGCCCAACCCCTCGCACCTCGAAGCTGTGAATCCTGTGGCTGTTGGGAAGACGCGTGGTAGGCAGCAGTCGCGACAAGATGGTGACTACTCTCCGGACAGTTCAGCTCGGCCTGGGGACAAAGTCATTTGCCTGCAG GTTCATGGTGATGCTTCTTTCTGTGGTCAAGGGATTGTTCCTGAAACATTGACACTCTCTAATCTCCCACATTTCAGAATTGGCGGGAGCATCCACTTGATTGTCAATAATCAGCTGGGTTACACTACTCCGGCAGAAAGAGGGAGGTCCTCCCTGTACTCCAGTGACATTG GGAAGCTTGTGGGCTGTGCCATCATCCATGTCAATGGAGACAGCCCAGAGGAAGTGGTACGTGCCACACGGCTGGCTTTTGAATACCAGCGCCAGTTCCGCAAGGATGTGATTCTTGATTTGCTGTGCTATAGACAGTGGGGCCATAACGAGTTGGACGAGCCTTTCTTTACCAACCCAGTCATGTACAAAATCATCAG AGCCCGAAAGAGCATCCCCGACACATATGCAGAGCACCTGATCACCAGTGGACTCATGACCCAGGAGGAGGTGTCTGAAATAAAAGCCTCTTACTATGCCAAGCTGAATGACCACTTAACTAATACGACCCACTACAGCCCCCCAGCCACCAACCTGCAGGCCCACTGGCAAGGCCTGGTGCAGCCTGAAGCTCGCATCACCACCTGGAACACAGGTGTGCCTTTGGACCTCCTGCGGTTTATCGGCATGAAGTCTGTGGAGGTCCTGAAGGAACTGCAGGTGCACAGCCACCTGCTAAAGACGTATGTCCAG TCCAGAATGGAGAAGGTGCAGAGTGGAACAAATTTAGACTGGGCCACAGCGGAGGCTCTGGCCTTGGGCTCCTTGCTTGCTCAAG GATTTAATGTACGTCTGAGTGGTCAAGACGTCGGCCGAGGAACGTTTAGTCAAAGGCATGTGATGGTGGTTTGCCAGCAGACCGACGACACCTACATCCCGCTGAACCATATGGACCCTCACCAGAAGGGGTTTCTCGAG GTCAGCAACAGTCCCCTATCTGAAGAGGCTGTCCTGGGATTTGAATATGGGATGAGCATCGAAAGCCCAAAGTTACTACCCATCTGGGAAGCCCAGTTTGGCGATTTCTTCAATGGAGCCCAGATCATCTTTGACACCTTCATTTCAGGAG GAGAGGCCAAGTGGCTCCTACAAAGTGGCATTGTTATTCTGCTCCCGCATGGTTACGATGGGGCTGGCCCTGACCACTCATCCTGTCGACTAGAGCGTTTCCTGCAG aTGTGTGACAGTGTGGAAGAGGGTGTGGATGGAGACACCGTGAACATGTTTGTGGTCCACCCAACTACTCCAGCACAGTATTTCCACCTGCTCAGGAGACAGATGGTTCGGAACTTCAGAAAACCCCTCATCGTTGCCTCACCCAAGATGTTACTCAGATTTCCT GCAGCCGTGTCAACTCTTCAAGAAATGGCACCAGGAACAACGTTCAAGCCGGTCATTGGAGATTCCTCTGTGGACCCAAAAAA CGTCAAGACACTTGTGTTCTGCTGTGGCAAACACTTCTACGCACTGCAGAAGCACAGAGAAGCTCTGGGGGCCCAGAAGCACAACTTTGCCATCATCCGTATAGAGGAGCTCTGCCCCTTTCCCTTGGACGCTCTGCAACAAGAAATGAGCAAGTACAAGCAAGTTAAAG ccTTTATTTGGAGTCAGGAGGAACCTCAGAACATGGGCCCATGGTGTTTTGTTTCTCCAAGATTTGAGAAGCAACTGGCTTGCAAG